The window AACGGCGCTTCTCAGTAGAAAATGGCCGGTTCAAATAGCGATTTCAGCGCCCGAACGGGAACTTCTTGCCCATGAGGGCGGAAGCCGACGGTGAGAGTGCTTAAGAGTCAGTCAACCCGAAATCCCGCCCTGCATGCGAGACGGGAGAAGGAAGTCATGACAGGTCGCGCCAAGAGCCCGCCCCGCTGGCGTGCGAAGGTTGGGAAATGAAGGTCAATCCATATGGGCTGCCGGCGCGCCGCCGGCTGGTGCCGCCTTCGGCTTGCGCAGCAGCAAGACGAAAGGAATGGCAATCAGCGTCATCACCATCAGGATTTTGAAGTCGTTGACGTAGGAAATCATCATCGCCTGCAGGTTCACAAGCCTGTCGACCTGCGACAGCGCCATCCGATCGCCGCCCGCGGCTGCAGGCGAGGCCACCCAGAGATTGGGGTTGTAGGGATTGATGAAGGCCGAAAGCTCGCTGTGGTTGATCTGCGTGTTGCGCACCATGAGCGCCACCACCACCGACACGCCGATCGACGAGCCGAGATTGCGCACCAGGCTGAACAGCGAGGTCGCATCGGTGCGGTAGCGCGCGTCGAGCGTGGCGAAGGCAACGGTCGACAGCGGCACGAACACCATGCCCATGCCGAGGCCCTGGATGATGCCCGAAGAGATGATCAGCCAGTTGTCCATCTGCGGCGTGAAGCTCGCCATGGTGTAGAGCGACTGCGCGGTGAGCAGGAAGCCGACGATGACGAGGATGCGCGCATCAATCCTGTGCATGATGCGGCCGACGAGCAGCATCGAGATCATCGTGCCGACACCGCGCGGTCCCATCACCACGCCGATGGTGACGGTCGGGTAGCCGAAGATCGTCGACAGCATCGGCGGCAGCAGCGACATCGAGGCCAAAATCAGCACGCCCATGACAAAGATGAACGCCAGCCCGGCGACGAAATTGCGGTCGAGGAAGATTTTCGGGTCGATGAAGGGGTGTTCCGCCGTCACCGTGTGGATGATGAACACCCAGAAGCCGGTGATCGACAGGCCAAGCTCGATCCAGATCTCGGGCGAGGAGAACCAGTCCACCTCGCCGCCGCGGTCGAGCATCAGTTGCAGCGCGCCGACGCCGAGCGAGATCATGGCGAAGCCGAAGAAATCGAAGCCGCGCACGCGCTTGGCGATAACAGGCAGATAGGCGGCCATGCCGAGGAAGGCGAGAATGCCGACCGGCAGGTTGATGAAGAACACCCAGCGCCAGTTGAAATTCTCGGTCAGCCAGCCGCCGAGCGTCGGCCCAAGGATCGGCCCCAGCATAATGCCGGCGCCCCAGATGGCCATGGCCTGGCCATGACGCTCCTTCGGGTTGATGTCGAGCAGGAAGGTCTGCGACAGCGGCACTATTGCCGCGCCGAACACGCCCTGCAGCAGGCGAAACAGCACCATCGACTCGAGGCTCCAGGCGAGGCCGCAAAGCATGGAGAAGATGGTGAAGCCGACGACCGCGGTCAGGAACAGTTCCTTGCGGCCGAGACGGTCGGCAAGCCAGCCGGTGACCGGCGTCATGATCGCCGCGGCCACGATATAGGAGGTCAGCACCCAGTTGATGTTGTCTGGCGAAGCGCCGAGGTCGCCGGTCATGGTCGGCAGCGCGACATTGGCGATCGTGGTGTCGAGCGCCTGCATGATCGTCGCCAGCATGAGCGCAACCGTTATCAGGCCGCGGTGCGGCACTTCCTTGAAGGGTTCTGGCTTGCTCATGATGCGAAACTTCCGGCAGGTAACAAAAACATGTACACTGGGTTTCCGGGCGGCAAAGCCTTCCGTTGAGAGACCCTCATCGCGGTGGGACGCGACTATCGATGTGGGGGTTACATCGACCGAAAGTCTCTACCAGAGCGGATGCCTGCCGCCCGGAAACCTGAGGACCGACGGGTCCGTATCGAAGGCTTCAGCTTTCGATCAAGCCGCAATGCGGCCCAGTCCAAAGGCTGATCCTCTCACTTCCTCCCATCAGACCAATCCCTGCTCCTCACCGCTCCCGCCTGGTTCAGCTGATTTACTGTACCTCGCCGGCCGTGGCGTGACCGAAGATCGACGGCAAGCCGCGCGCCACGCCGGTGTCGACGGTGACGCTCGCGCTCATGCCGGTGCGCAGCATCATTTTGGCGTCCGCGTCGGTCAGTTCCAGGCGCACCGGAATGCGCTGGGTAACCTTGACCCAGTTACCGGTGGCGTTCTGGGCCGGCAGCAGCGAGAACTCCGCGCCGGTGCCGGCGCCGATCGCCTTGACGGTCGCCTCGAAAGTCCGGCCCGGATAGGTGTCGACGACGATCTCCGCCTTCTGGCCCGGCTTCATGTGGGTGAGCTGGGTTTCCTTGAAATTTGCGTCGATCCAGGTGTCGCCGGTCTCGACCAGCGCAAATAGCGGCGTGCCGGCGCTGACATACTGGCCGACCTTGAAGGAGGCGGCCTGATAGACGACGCCGTCGGCCGGCGCCCTCACGCTGGTCCGCGCGAGGTCGTAGGCCGCCTTGTCGCGCGCAGCGAGCGCTGCCATCACGCTCGGATGCTTGTCGGTCTCGATATCGGGGTTGCCGCCAAGCGCCGCCCTGGCGCTGATAATGCCCTGCTCGGCCACCGCCAGCTGCTGCTTGGCCTTGTCGAGGTCGTTGCGGGCCTGGTCGAGAGACGACTTGGCGTTGATGCCCTTCTGGGCGAGGTCGGCGGCGCGGTCATATTGCGACTGCGCGTAGGCGACTTCGCTGGTGTCGGATTTTTCCTGCGCCGTCGCCTGGCTGTAGGCGGCGCGCAGCTGCTCAACGTTGAGGCGCGCGGCGGCAACCGCCGCGTCGGCCTGGGCGAGCGCAATCCGGTAGGGCTCGGGGTCGATGACAAAGAGAAGGTCGCCCTGCTTGACCGTCTGGTTATCGGAGATGGCGACCTGGACGATACGGCCCGCCGTGTCGGCGGCCATCGAAATCCTGGCCTGCTGGAGATTGGCGTTCTCTGTCTCCTGATAGCGGCCGCCGGTCACCCAGACAAAGGCGCCGCCGATAAGCAGCGCCGCCGGCAGCGCGACCATCAGCAGCAGGCGGCCGATGCGGCGCTTCTTTTTCGGTGCCGGCGCCGGCTGCGGCATTGGCGCCACCGAGACCGGAGCGGGTGCCGGCTGCGTCTGGGCTTCGGCGACCGGCTGCGCCGGCGCCTCCAGCTCCAGCTTGGTGACATTGTCTTCTATCTTGGCTGCCGCGTTCATGCTGCTGCGCCTTCCGTATTCTTCATCTTTTCCAGGGACGACGTCTCGCCGTCCGTCAGATTCTGCACGATGGTGTCGAGCACCCGGATCAGGATGCGGCGTTCTTCCGCCGATACACCGGTGAGCGATTCCTCATAGACCTCGCCGGCAAGGCTCTTGACCTCGGCATAGGCCGCGTTCGCCTTCTCGGTCGGGAAGATCATGCGCACGCGGCGATCGGCGGCGTCAGGGCGGCGCTCGATCCAGCCACCTTCCTCCATCCTGTCGACCAGGCGCGAGACGCTGATCGGCTCGATTTCCAGAAGTTCGGCCAGCCGCGCCTGCGCCACGCCCGCCTCTTTGGCGACGCGGACCAGAAGCCGCCATTGCGCCGACGACAGGCCAAGCCCGCTGGCGCGCGCCTCGAAGCGCTTGCGCATCAGGCGTTGCACGTCGTGGATCAAAAATCCCAATCTGTCGATGCCATCTGAAACCATGAGCGGCATATATAATAAGCGTGCTTACTATTCAAGCCCCATGCATTGCTCCAGAAGCCGGCAAATCCACATGGCAGCGATGCGATGTGCTCATGGTTAGCGCTCGGTGAACGCCACGGCTCCGAAGATGCGCTGCGCTACGGACCCGGGAATTCGATGCACACAACGGCGATGGCGGGGAGAAATCCGATCAAAGGGCGAGATTCCAGGTCTGGCCAACCAGATCCTTGCCGAAGGAGTGATGGCGTTCTTCTTCAACCAGCTTGAAGCCGGCTGCCTGATAGATGCGACGGGCCGAGGTCAGTATGTCGTTCGTCCACAGCGTTAGCGTCTTGTAGCCTTTGGCGCGGGCGAAGCCGATGCACTCGTCGACCAGCCGCCTGCCGATGCCGAGACCGCGCGCCGAAGGCTCGACATAGAGCAGCCTGAGCTCCGCCACTTTGGGCGATTTGCGCACGACAAAGACCGAGCCGACCACCTCGCCTTCGCGCTCGGCGATCCAACCGCGCTCCCATTGCGGGACGAAGTTCTTGACGAACTCGCCGAGGATTTCCGCCACCAGCGCCTCATAGGTTTCGTCCCAGCCATAGTCCTGCGCGTAAAGCAGGCCCTGGCGATGCGTGATCCAGCCGATGTCGCCGACCTGCAGCGGCCGCAGGATGTAGGGCACCTCGGGCTTGGGACGGTCGCCGAGCAGCTCCTGCACGGTGTGCATGGCCTTGACCAGCCGCTCCTGGTCGGCGGGCGCGAGGCGATCGAGCAGCGCACGCACCTGCTCATGCGAATCCTGGTTGAGGGGCGCGAAGGCCTCCCGCCCCGCTGCGGTCAGCGCGATCGAGGATCGGCGTGCATCGGTCTCGGTGGCGGCGCGCTCGACCAGGCCGCGTTCCTCGAATTTCTTCAGCAGACGACTGACGTAGCCGGGGTCGAGGCCGAGGTCGCGCACAAGGTCGCTGGCGACAAGACCGTCACGATGCGCGAGTTCGTAAAGCACGCGGGCCTCGGTCAGCGAGAACGGGCTCTTCAGGAGGCCTTCGTCGAGGAGACCGATCTGGCGGGTATAGAAGCGGTTGAAGGCGCGTACCGCATCGATGCGCTGCTTGCCGGGGTGATCGTGGATGGTCATGGGGTGCTCCTGTCCAGAGCAGGATTGATTATTTAGTTGACTGAGTCAAGCAAATGGTGACGTCGAAGCACCTCACAACTTCGTCATTCTAGGGCGGAGCAAGGAGCGAAGCGACGCGCGCAGACCCTAGAATCCATTCCGTGACCGATACGTGTGGCCACGTTGCAGACCTTGGTACCGAACGTCGGCATAAACGACCTTCTTCTGCATCCGTATCGCTCTTCGGCAGGCGGAACGGCATGGATTCTACGGTCTGCGCTCCGCTTCGCGTCGCTCCGCCCTAGAATGACGACCCCCGGTCGCCGGCGCCAATCACGAGCGCCGTGACGCCTCACCCCATCGGCAAAACCGGCCAGAATTCCACGATGCGTCCGGCCGAAAACACGGCAATTGCCCCGAATTGCTGCAGGACCGCCTCGCTCTGCGTCGGCCGCAGGAAGGCGTAATCGCCTGGCCTGACGCTCGCCCCAGCGGGAAGTCCCATGAACTGCTGGTTGGAGGACAGGCCGATCAACCGGTTCGGCTTCATGCCTTCGGGGAACGCGGGCTCGGCCATCCATTTGCCGCCATAGAGGTAGCAGCCTTTGCGCGGGAACAGGCCAAGCAGTTGCAGCGTCCGGGACAGAGCCGCCGGACCGGGCAGCACCGGATCGGGTGCCTTCAGGATCGGCATCGCGATGAAGGCCGCCGGCTGGAAGCCGCCGAGGCCGGGCCGGTCGAAATCGGCGGGCAGCACGAAGGCCGAACCGATCGACACTTCGTTGGCTGCCCCGCCCTGATGCAACAGCGCCGTCTTCGAGCCGCCGATGTTCAAGGTGCGGCGCTGGTCCGGCTCGAGGCAGGCGACAAATTCCGCCGCCCTGGCCGATGCTTTCTTCAGCGCCTTTCCAGCGCCGCCGAACAGGCCGGGGATCTCCGGCGCATGCGCCTCATAGGCC is drawn from Mesorhizobium sp. B1-1-8 and contains these coding sequences:
- a CDS encoding alanine racemase, whose product is MSAYFVDLSRALKAAEIFRPCLVVDRDRLDANIGLVKNRLSPDLAVRLVDKSLPCLPLLSHIARAIGTNRFMTFHPPVTQAVLDAFPEGDLLYGKPMPAGAARAALTRGGAGWWSRVCWLIDTPERLAEYGALAAELGAELRFAFEVDVGLHRGGFISPADIKALTIPAGMRCEGIMAYEAHAPEIPGLFGGAGKALKKASARAAEFVACLEPDQRRTLNIGGSKTALLHQGGAANEVSIGSAFVLPADFDRPGLGGFQPAAFIAMPILKAPDPVLPGPAALSRTLQLLGLFPRKGCYLYGGKWMAEPAFPEGMKPNRLIGLSSNQQFMGLPAGASVRPGDYAFLRPTQSEAVLQQFGAIAVFSAGRIVEFWPVLPMG
- a CDS encoding MarR family winged helix-turn-helix transcriptional regulator, which encodes MVSDGIDRLGFLIHDVQRLMRKRFEARASGLGLSSAQWRLLVRVAKEAGVAQARLAELLEIEPISVSRLVDRMEEGGWIERRPDAADRRVRMIFPTEKANAAYAEVKSLAGEVYEESLTGVSAEERRILIRVLDTIVQNLTDGETSSLEKMKNTEGAAA
- a CDS encoding HlyD family secretion protein, with translation MNAAAKIEDNVTKLELEAPAQPVAEAQTQPAPAPVSVAPMPQPAPAPKKKRRIGRLLLMVALPAALLIGGAFVWVTGGRYQETENANLQQARISMAADTAGRIVQVAISDNQTVKQGDLLFVIDPEPYRIALAQADAAVAAARLNVEQLRAAYSQATAQEKSDTSEVAYAQSQYDRAADLAQKGINAKSSLDQARNDLDKAKQQLAVAEQGIISARAALGGNPDIETDKHPSVMAALAARDKAAYDLARTSVRAPADGVVYQAASFKVGQYVSAGTPLFALVETGDTWIDANFKETQLTHMKPGQKAEIVVDTYPGRTFEATVKAIGAGTGAEFSLLPAQNATGNWVKVTQRIPVRLELTDADAKMMLRTGMSASVTVDTGVARGLPSIFGHATAGEVQ
- a CDS encoding DHA2 family efflux MFS transporter permease subunit, with the protein product MSKPEPFKEVPHRGLITVALMLATIMQALDTTIANVALPTMTGDLGASPDNINWVLTSYIVAAAIMTPVTGWLADRLGRKELFLTAVVGFTIFSMLCGLAWSLESMVLFRLLQGVFGAAIVPLSQTFLLDINPKERHGQAMAIWGAGIMLGPILGPTLGGWLTENFNWRWVFFINLPVGILAFLGMAAYLPVIAKRVRGFDFFGFAMISLGVGALQLMLDRGGEVDWFSSPEIWIELGLSITGFWVFIIHTVTAEHPFIDPKIFLDRNFVAGLAFIFVMGVLILASMSLLPPMLSTIFGYPTVTIGVVMGPRGVGTMISMLLVGRIMHRIDARILVIVGFLLTAQSLYTMASFTPQMDNWLIISSGIIQGLGMGMVFVPLSTVAFATLDARYRTDATSLFSLVRNLGSSIGVSVVVALMVRNTQINHSELSAFINPYNPNLWVASPAAAGGDRMALSQVDRLVNLQAMMISYVNDFKILMVMTLIAIPFVLLLRKPKAAPAGGAPAAHMD
- a CDS encoding helix-turn-helix domain-containing GNAT family N-acetyltransferase; amino-acid sequence: MTIHDHPGKQRIDAVRAFNRFYTRQIGLLDEGLLKSPFSLTEARVLYELAHRDGLVASDLVRDLGLDPGYVSRLLKKFEERGLVERAATETDARRSSIALTAAGREAFAPLNQDSHEQVRALLDRLAPADQERLVKAMHTVQELLGDRPKPEVPYILRPLQVGDIGWITHRQGLLYAQDYGWDETYEALVAEILGEFVKNFVPQWERGWIAEREGEVVGSVFVVRKSPKVAELRLLYVEPSARGLGIGRRLVDECIGFARAKGYKTLTLWTNDILTSARRIYQAAGFKLVEEERHHSFGKDLVGQTWNLAL